In the genome of Acidobacteriota bacterium, the window CCCTTCGTGTTCCTTCGTGACCTTCGTGGTTATGCTTTTCCTCCTCTGCGCTCCCTGCGTGCTCCGCGGTCAAGTACCCGCGGCGAAATGAAGATTGCTATTCCACAACGCGGCTCGGTAACATCGGCTTCCCCAGAGATGTCCGACGGAAAAATGCCGAAGGCCCAACCTGCCCCCGATCCCGCCGCCGCTTCCAGCGTGAACGTTTTTGCCGTCCACGGCGTCGAGCCCGAGGTGCAGGCCTACGCCATGGCCAAATACTCCCGCTCCGCACTCTCGATGAAGGAGTCGCTGCAGGAGATCAGCGATTCCAAGGCGGAGCAGTTCCTCAACACCTTCTATTTCCAGTACGGACATCGCTCCATCGCCGACCTGGCGCACATCGCCTTCGCCATCGAGCGGCTCTCCATCCTCGCCGCCATCGAGTTGGTGGATGAGCAGCGTTGGGACGGCCAGGAGCGCTCCACCCGCTACCAGAATTTCAAGAAGTCCGGCTATTACACGCCTGACTTTGGCGCAGACGACGCCGCACGCAAGCTCTACACCGATACCGCTGACTTCCTCTTCACCGAGTACATCGGCATCTCCGAGGCGATGTTCACCCACCTGGCCGAGAAGACGGCCAAGCCGGCGGAGATGGAGCAAGCTGCCTACGATCGCACGCTCAAGGCGCGCGCCTTCGATATCTCGCGCTACCTGCTGCCGCTGGCCACCAACACCTCGCTCGGACAGATCGTGAACGCGCGCACCCTCGAGTCGCAGATCTCGCGGCTGCTCTCGCACTCCCATGGCGAGATCCGCCAGCTCGGCGAGCTGTTGCGCGAGGCCGCGCGCACGCCCGCTTACAACGTGAATCATGCGACCTGGAAGAAGCTGATCGAAGAGATCCGCGCCGTCAACCATGGCTTGGCGCAACGGGCCGAGAGCGAGCTGCTGAAGCCGGTGAGGGTCGCGCCCACGCTGGTGAAGTACACGACCCCCAACGTTTATGACATGGAGACGCGCAAAGAGCTGGCGCAGGCGGCCGCCGAGTTGATGCGCGATCCCGCCGGCAACACCCTCGCCAGCGAGAAGGTGTCGCTGGTCGACCTGCTCGACGACGAACCGCTCGACGTGGAACTCGCCACCACGCTGCTCTACGGGCATTGCCACTACCCCTACCGCCAACTGCGCGACCAGGTGATGGCGCGTCCCGCTGGCTACTGGCACGAGATCATCGCGCTGGGGACGAAGCACCGCGGCAAACACGACGAACTGCTGCGCCCGTTCTCCGCCGGTCAGGCCTTCCGCTTCGACATCCTCATGGATATCGGCGGCTTCCGCGATCTGCACCGTCACCGGCGCTGCGTCCAGATCGAGCAGGAGTTCACCACCGCCCACGGCTACGCCATCCCGCACGATCTGATCCCGGCCGGCCTGCAGCCGCGCTTCGGGGTCTCGATGAAACGCGCCACCGAGACAGTCAAGGCGCTGGCGGCGAGAAACGCGCCCGAGGCGGCGGAGAGCGCGCAGTACCTCATCCCGCTCGCCTTCCGCAAACGTACCCTGTTCAAGATGGATTTCGCCGAGGCGCTCTACATCGCCGAGCTGCGCACCACGCCGGCGGGGCACTGGTCGTACCGTGAGGTCGCGTA includes:
- a CDS encoding FAD-dependent thymidylate synthase, coding for MPKAQPAPDPAAASSVNVFAVHGVEPEVQAYAMAKYSRSALSMKESLQEISDSKAEQFLNTFYFQYGHRSIADLAHIAFAIERLSILAAIELVDEQRWDGQERSTRYQNFKKSGYYTPDFGADDAARKLYTDTADFLFTEYIGISEAMFTHLAEKTAKPAEMEQAAYDRTLKARAFDISRYLLPLATNTSLGQIVNARTLESQISRLLSHSHGEIRQLGELLREAARTPAYNVNHATWKKLIEEIRAVNHGLAQRAESELLKPVRVAPTLVKYTTPNVYDMETRKELAQAAAELMRDPAGNTLASEKVSLVDLLDDEPLDVELATTLLYGHCHYPYRQLRDQVMARPAGYWHEIIALGTKHRGKHDELLRPFSAGQAFRFDILMDIGGFRDLHRHRRCVQIEQEFTTAHGYAIPHDLIPAGLQPRFGVSMKRATETVKALAARNAPEAAESAQYLIPLAFRKRTLFKMDFAEALYIAELRTTPAGHWSYREVAYQMYEQVAKRYPALGKLFRVHDISQPVDLLQR